Proteins co-encoded in one Ziziphus jujuba cultivar Dongzao chromosome 9, ASM3175591v1 genomic window:
- the LOC107426357 gene encoding uncharacterized protein LOC107426357 yields MGNSISNRQPQPTAKVILSDGSVHEFDNPLTVAELMLEHPQQVVVEFQSAVTGKRPNPLPADKNLEMKKIYLMLPTKRGKPKSLSSEEIRGVILIANSILRSRSLVSSSKFLPFFARICPPSTVVDGQSFVLPKKENVQKSEVIRNVSEFLPESMGGRPEFLIRQCSGKGWKPSLDTINEKEMKVEKKVSHWLF; encoded by the coding sequence ATGGGCAATTCAATCTCCAACCGTCAACCCCAACCCACAGCAAAAGTAATCCTATCGGACGGCTCGGTGCATGAGTTTGACAACCCTCTAACAGTCGCAGAGCTGATGTTGGAACACCCACAACAAGTGGTGGTGGAATTCCAGTCGGCCGTAACAGGAAAAAGACCAAATCCATTGCCGGCCGACAAGAACCTCGAGATGAAGAAGATATACCTTATGCTTCCGACCAAGAGAGGGAAGCCGAAATCATTGTCATCGGAGGAAATTCGCGGTGTTATTCTGATCGCAAATTCCATTTTACGGTCTCGGTCTCTTGTGTCATCCTCAAAGTTTTTGCCTTTCTTCGCAAGGATATGCCCTCCATCTACGGTGGTCGATGGACAGAGCTTCGTGTTGCCGAAGAAAGAAAACGTACAGAAGTCCGAGGTGATAAGGAACGTGTCGGAGTTTCTGCCGGAAAGTATGGGAGGGAGACCGGAGTTTTTGATTAGACAGTGTTCAGGTAAAGGTTGGAAGCCTAGCTTGGATACTatcaatgaaaaagaaatgaaggTTGAGAAGAAGGTGTCCCATTGGTTGTTTTAA
- the LOC107426151 gene encoding LOW QUALITY PROTEIN: uncharacterized protein LOC107426151 (The sequence of the model RefSeq protein was modified relative to this genomic sequence to represent the inferred CDS: inserted 3 bases in 2 codons; substituted 4 bases at 4 genomic stop codons), with the protein MTSPSLLNIQFSVSAAVAICCGLAESGYAIPDPTKLKEQTLPHLQPHRLSFQKLYSRVSSSKALFFSDQSFRFVSFLFFFFVLFLFFSLVSSPYRENSSLYRSKTWYFLEIKWKNLYLYALFIALPITSLAEIFIFLTFTGNPTYRFGFFQQSAVVFLFWVLILLIIFXENFNLLHINEGFVFVLVGISFLAGYLVIDKGITSLSGTVYXLXGALALICAGCCMYLSIRPXSFFAEFLLSSGLIFKGTWILETGYTDVFALKGCQKISMVLAKEDALMKXLFTGHAIGVLXLSFVSFGLVLSKRRSRNGEAGGSLLAQLDSQTVFMCPNAELELELNE; encoded by the exons ATGACAAGTCCCTCACTCTTAAACATTCAGTTCTCTGTTTCTGCTGCAG TTGCAATATGTTGTGGCTTGGCAGAAAGTGGCTATGCTATACCAGATCCAACCAAGCTAAAAGAGCAG ACTCTCCCTCATCTGCAACCGCACCGGCTCTCCTTCCAGAAACTATACAGCAGAGTTTCTTCAAGTAAGGCACTTTTCTTCTCAGATCAAAGCTTTCGTTTCgtttcgtttcttttttttttctttgtattatttttatttttttctttggtttcctCTCCATACCGCGAAAACTCATCTCTCTACAGATCCAAAACATGGTATTTCTTAGAGATCAAATGGAAAAACTTGTACTTGTACGCCCTCTTTATAGCCTTACCCATTACCTCTTTAGCCGAGATTTTCATCTTCTTGACTTTTACCGGTAACCCAACTTACAGATTTGGTTTTTTCCAGCAATCAGCAGTGGTATTCCTCTTCTGGGTCCTTATCCTTTTGATCATTTTCTGAGAAAATTTTAACCTATTACACATTAATGAAGGCTTTGTGTTCGTCTTGGTGGGGATTTCTTTTCTTGCTGGGTATTTAGTGATCGACAAGGGGATTACGAGTCTCAGTGGCACTGTTTA GTTATGAGGTGCTTTAGCACTTATCTGTGCTGGCTGTTGTATGTATTTGTCAATTAGACCCTAGTCGTTCTTCGCAGAGTTTTTGCTATCTTCGGGATTGATTTTCAAAGGTACATGGATTTTGGAAACTGGGTATACCGATGTGTTTGCCTTGAAAGGGTGTCAGAAAATTTCAATGGTTTTGGCCAAGGAAGATGCTTTGATGAAGTAATTGTTCACTGGGCATGCAATTGGAGTCT TATTGAGTTTTGTGTCATTTGGATTGGTTTTGAGCAAAAGGAGATCGAGAAATGGTGAAGCAGGAGGGTCGTTGCTAGCTCAGCTTGACTCACAGACTGTGTTCATGTGTCCAAATGCTGAGCTTGAGCTTGAATTGAATGAATGA
- the LOC125424082 gene encoding protein FAR1-RELATED SEQUENCE 9-like — protein MSSSQRAESSHAFFKKYVSKRNLLMDFILRFNRAFAHQRHEELRADHVDTNEKPVLKLPLKMEKQMAKIYTRKIFLKFQDELWHSLLTMPQFVCENATHKMYVVESSSKEGVRRMRKIAYDKHLDFASCTCKKFESEGIPCRHILSFLRLGKIDSIVNNAKSGGISEKDSTAHDYKALKDPAVKANGGRRRQ, from the exons ATGTCAAGTAGCCAACGTGCAGAAAGCTCCCATgcatttttcaagaaatatgtTTCGAAGAGAAACttattgatggatttcataCTTCGATTTAATAGGGCGTTTGCACATCAACGACACGAAGAGTTAAGGGCTGATCACGTTGATACTAATGAGAAGCCTGTTTTGAAATTGCCAttgaaaatggaaaagcaaatggCTAAGATTTACACACGCAAGatttttcttaagtttcaaGATGAGTTGTGGCATAGCTTACTAACAATGCCACAGTTTGTTTGTGAAAATGCTACACACAAAATGTATGTGGTCGAGAGTAGTTCGAAAGAAGGTGTTCGAAGAATGCGGAAAATTGCTTATGATAAACATTTGGACTTTGCATCTTGTACATGTAAGAAGTTTGAGAGTGAAGGAATTCCCTGTAGACATATATTGTCATTCTTGCGACTAG GTAAGATTGATTCCATAGTTAACAACGCGAAGAGTGGAGGCATTTCCGAAAAAGATAGCACTGCTCATGACTATAAAGCTTTGAAAGACCCTGCTGTGAAGGCAAATGGGGGAAGGAGAAGGCAATAA